One region of Quercus lobata isolate SW786 chromosome 2, ValleyOak3.0 Primary Assembly, whole genome shotgun sequence genomic DNA includes:
- the LOC115974811 gene encoding aspartyl protease family protein At5g10770-like, whose protein sequence is MATRFSSFVRCILYIYSFSAFLCLHAHEAREITESYHLHHTHTVQVSSLIPSSTCTASTKGPKREASLTVKHKYGPCFQSNKDQLLVLNHTELLLQDQSRVNSIHSMFSKNSDGNKFRESQATTIPAKSGLTIGTGNYIVTVGLGTPRTDQTLAFDTGSDLTWAQCKPCAGQCYKQVDPIFDPSKSTSYTNISCPTPLCTQLTSSTRGSPQQCSNSKCLYSVRYGDGSFTKGYFSKERLTITSDVVGNFVFGCGQDNEGLFKGIAGLLGLGRGQVSLVQQAAQKYSQFFSHCLPSTTSSTGYLTLGKGSEISSSLKFTPMLTLPRRQSFYGLNLIGISVGGQRLSIPTSVFSTAGTIIDSGTVITRLPPTAYNALRTKFREMMRNYPMISSSSSIFDTCYDLSKSQSVSIPSISFFFGGDVSVDLDKVGILYVLRKTEACLAFAGNRDPSNIAIFGNEQQKGLEVVYDVVGKRIGFRPGGCS, encoded by the exons ATGGCTACTCGCTTCTCCTCCTTCGTTAGGTGTATCCTCTATATCTATAGTTTCTCTGCTTTTCTATGCCTTCATGCCCATGAAGCAAGAGAGATTACAGAAAGCTACCACCTTCATCATACACATACTGTTCAAGTCAGCTCTCTAATACCATCATCTACTTGCACTGCTTCTACCAAAG GTCCAAAAAGGGAGGCATCCTTGACGGTGAAACACAAATATGGCCCATGCTTTCAAAGCAACAAAGACCAATTACTGGTTCTCAATCACACTGAACTCCTCCTTCAAGACCAGTCTAGGGTGAACTCAATCCACTCCATGTTCTCTAAGAACTCAGATGGCAACAAATTTAGAGAATCTCAGGCCACCACCATTCCAGCTAAATCTGGTCTCACCATCGGCACTGGTAACTACATCGTCACCGTTGGCCTTGGCACTCCCAGAACAGATCAAACACTGGCATTTGACACTGGTAGCGACCTCACTTGGGCACAGTGTAAACCATGCGCAGGACAGTGCTATAAGCAAGTAGACCCAATCTTTGACCCATCCAAATCCACATCCTACACCAACATTTCATGTCCTACACCCTTGTGCACTCAACTCACTTCTTCTACCAGAG GAAGCCCACAACAGTGCTCCAATTCAAAGTGTTTATACAGTGTACGCTATGGCGATGGTTCGTTTACAAAAGGATATTTCAGCAAAGAAAGGCTAACCATAACATCAGACGTGGTGGGCaattttgtatttggttgtGGTCAAGACAACGAAGGCCTCTTCAAAGGCATTGCCGGGTTGCTAGGCCTCGGTCGCGGCCAAGTTTCCCTTGTGCAACAAGCCGCTCAAAAGTACAGCCAATTTTTCTCGCATTGTCTACCTTCCACAACTAGCTCAACGGGGTACCTTACTTTGGGAAAAGGCAGTGAAATTTCGAGTTCACTAAAATTCACACCTATGTTAACACTTCCTCGAAGGCAATCATTCTATGGCCTCAACTTGATTGGAATAAGTGTGGGTGGACAAAGATTATCGATTCCCACATCGGTTTTTTCAACTGCGGGTACTATCATTGACTCTGGGACGGTCATTACACGTTTACCTCCTACAGCATACAATGCATTGCGAACAAAATTTCGCGAAATGATGCGTAATTATCCGATGATAAGCTCGAGTTCTTCAATATTCGATACATGCTATGACCTTAGCAAGAGCCAATCAGTTTCGATTCCGAGcataagctttttttttggtggtgatgTGAGCGTGGATTTGGACAAAGTGGGAATACTTTACGTGTTGAGAAAAACAGAAGCTTGTTTGGCCTTTGCTGGAAATAGAGATCCAAGCAACATTGCCATTTTCGGTAATGAACAACAGAAAGGATTAGAGGTTGTGTATGATGTTGTTGGAAAGAGGATTGGGTTTCGTCCTGGTGGTTGTAGCTAA